The Litchfieldia alkalitelluris genome has a window encoding:
- a CDS encoding TetR/AcrR family transcriptional regulator, translated as MIKKEVRRLDGYQLRTEKKKEQIRKVSLELFKDYGIEKVSLAEIAKKAKVSPVTIYNHFGTKDELVKSVIQTFLEKEWNNSIKTLQSDHLSFPEKVEKLILDTSSASGMNPDFLNKMLESQPELEQFIQDFLKDRMRYFIEFFEEGKNSGYVDPEVSTEAIMVYLNILQNAKKDLRFYNDSSKNTKLSEDLSRLFFYGLLKKPTNE; from the coding sequence ATGATAAAGAAAGAGGTGAGAAGATTGGACGGGTATCAATTACGAACTGAGAAGAAAAAGGAACAAATACGAAAGGTTTCCTTGGAGCTATTTAAAGACTATGGCATTGAAAAAGTGAGCCTTGCTGAGATCGCCAAGAAAGCGAAAGTATCTCCAGTGACTATCTATAATCATTTTGGAACCAAGGATGAATTGGTTAAAAGTGTGATTCAAACGTTTCTTGAAAAAGAATGGAATAATAGCATTAAAACACTACAATCGGATCATCTAAGCTTCCCTGAAAAAGTAGAGAAATTGATTTTAGATACCTCCAGTGCTAGTGGAATGAATCCAGACTTTCTGAACAAAATGCTTGAAAGCCAACCTGAGTTAGAGCAGTTTATTCAAGATTTTTTGAAAGACAGAATGAGATACTTCATCGAGTTTTTTGAAGAAGGAAAAAATTCAGGCTATGTAGACCCAGAAGTTTCAACAGAAGCAATTATGGTTTACTTAAATATATTGCAAAATGCCAAAAAGGATTTAAGATTTTACAATGATAGCAGCAAAAATACAAAATTAAGTGAAGATTTGTCACGGCTCTTTTTTTATGGGCTGTTAAAAAAGCCAACAAATGAATAG
- a CDS encoding ABC transporter ATP-binding protein: MAIIQVKDLTKNYGKVQVLNKINLELKQGEVLGFIGPNGAGKSTTIKVLLGILKATKGQVTIFGKDAWNDAVEIHQKIAYVPGDVNLWPNLTGGEVIDLFLGLNKNADKNKRDIFIKKFDLDPTKKCRTYSKGNRQKVALVAAFSSDADLFILDEPTSGLDPLMEQIFQECVFDVKRQGKSVLLSSHILSEVEKLCDRVSIIRQGEIIESGSLQELRHLTRTQILVETKEPLVGLEQLQGIYEIQRNKQSLSFQIDTEKMDSVIKHISQFGITRLESSAPTLEDLFMRHYGEGKDRNEGGRS, from the coding sequence ATGGCTATTATACAGGTGAAAGATTTAACAAAAAATTATGGGAAAGTGCAAGTGTTAAACAAAATCAATCTTGAGTTAAAACAAGGTGAAGTCTTAGGATTCATTGGTCCTAATGGTGCAGGGAAGTCAACAACCATTAAAGTGTTATTAGGGATATTAAAGGCAACCAAGGGACAGGTAACGATTTTTGGTAAAGATGCTTGGAATGATGCGGTTGAAATTCATCAAAAAATTGCGTATGTTCCCGGTGATGTGAATTTATGGCCTAATTTAACTGGTGGAGAAGTGATTGATTTATTTTTAGGGCTAAATAAAAACGCTGATAAAAATAAGCGCGATATATTCATTAAGAAATTTGATTTAGATCCAACCAAAAAATGTAGAACATATTCGAAGGGAAACCGGCAGAAGGTTGCTTTAGTTGCTGCCTTTTCATCAGATGCAGACTTGTTTATCCTTGATGAACCAACATCTGGGCTTGATCCTTTGATGGAACAAATTTTTCAAGAATGTGTATTTGATGTGAAGAGACAAGGAAAAAGTGTTCTGCTGTCTAGTCATATTTTATCAGAGGTAGAAAAGCTGTGTGATCGAGTAAGTATTATTCGTCAAGGAGAAATCATCGAATCTGGTTCATTGCAAGAGCTACGTCATCTCACTCGAACACAAATTCTAGTAGAAACAAAAGAGCCATTAGTAGGTCTTGAACAACTGCAAGGGATTTATGAAATTCAAAGAAATAAACAGAGTTTGTCATTTCAAATTGATACTGAAAAAATGGATTCTGTGATCAAACATATTAGTCAATTTGGTATCACAAGGTTAGAAAGCTCAGCACCTACACTAGAGGATTTATTTATGCGTCATTATGGAGAAGGAAAGGACCGAAACGAGGGAGGTAGAAGCTAA
- a CDS encoding ABC transporter permease, with amino-acid sequence MANNLVAKTAYLSRVILRLDRFRISLWIIGLTFFTVIVPISFTELYGSQTERDVMAQTMANPAMTAMIGPGALEHYTIGAMTSHQMLLMTAAVVGLMSILLVSRHTRADEEEGRLEMIRSLPTGRLSYLHSTLVVMTATFVVLALINGFGLYALGIESMDLEGSLLYGVALGATGLFFTGVTAVFAQASESSRGTIGYSIAVLLVSYLVRAITDVSNESLSWISPLGWVTKAEVYSENNWYPILLMVAASILLYAFAYFLNAIRDLGSGFLPARAGRKNASRFLQNPIGLALRLQQTGIIAWAIGMFVLGASYGSVLGDLESFISDNEMMKQMLQPEAGFTITEQFIPMLMVVMSILATIPPVMAINKLRAEEKKERVVHLLARAVSRTKLLGSYLLIAVLNGFVMISLAAIGLWSAGNASIEEGISFTMIFKAALSYYPAMLVMISLSVFLIGFFPRITSFVWLYIVYSFMVVYFGGLFQISEVISGLSPFGHVPQAPVEEFSVVPLLLLTLVAMVLTLLGRIGFNKRDIES; translated from the coding sequence ATGGCAAACAACTTAGTCGCCAAAACTGCTTACCTTTCTAGAGTTATTCTTCGTCTTGACCGATTTCGGATTTCGTTATGGATCATTGGTTTAACTTTTTTCACGGTAATTGTTCCTATTTCTTTTACTGAGTTGTATGGTTCTCAAACTGAAAGAGATGTGATGGCGCAAACGATGGCTAACCCTGCCATGACGGCAATGATTGGTCCAGGTGCGTTAGAACATTATACGATCGGGGCGATGACATCACATCAAATGTTACTCATGACGGCTGCAGTTGTTGGATTAATGAGTATTTTGCTAGTTAGTCGTCACACAAGAGCGGACGAAGAAGAAGGGCGTCTTGAGATGATTCGGTCGCTACCAACAGGAAGACTTTCATATTTACATTCAACACTTGTTGTAATGACTGCTACATTTGTTGTGTTAGCCTTAATCAATGGTTTTGGGCTTTACGCACTTGGTATTGAAAGCATGGACTTAGAAGGATCATTGCTATATGGAGTCGCATTAGGAGCAACGGGTTTGTTTTTTACAGGCGTAACAGCGGTTTTTGCTCAAGCTTCGGAAAGCTCTCGTGGAACGATCGGGTATTCGATTGCAGTGCTTTTAGTTTCTTATTTAGTTCGAGCGATTACGGATGTAAGTAATGAATCGCTATCATGGATTTCTCCATTAGGTTGGGTAACAAAGGCAGAGGTTTACTCTGAAAACAATTGGTATCCTATTCTTTTAATGGTTGCTGCTTCTATTCTTCTTTATGCGTTTGCTTACTTCTTGAACGCCATTCGTGACTTAGGTAGTGGCTTTTTACCTGCTAGAGCTGGTCGGAAAAATGCTTCACGCTTCTTACAGAATCCAATCGGGCTAGCGTTAAGATTGCAACAGACGGGAATCATTGCATGGGCAATTGGCATGTTTGTGTTAGGGGCTTCGTATGGGTCTGTATTAGGAGATCTCGAGTCCTTTATTTCTGATAATGAAATGATGAAACAGATGCTTCAGCCAGAAGCTGGGTTTACAATCACAGAGCAATTTATTCCAATGTTAATGGTTGTCATGTCCATATTAGCGACCATTCCACCTGTGATGGCAATCAATAAGCTTCGAGCTGAAGAGAAAAAGGAGCGGGTAGTTCACCTACTAGCTAGAGCCGTTTCACGAACAAAGTTGTTAGGAAGTTATCTATTAATCGCTGTACTTAATGGCTTTGTGATGATTTCACTAGCAGCGATTGGATTATGGTCGGCAGGGAATGCTTCGATTGAAGAAGGAATCTCTTTTACTATGATCTTTAAAGCAGCGCTTTCTTATTACCCGGCGATGCTCGTTATGATTAGTTTAAGTGTCTTCTTAATTGGGTTCTTTCCAAGAATCACAAGCTTTGTTTGGCTTTATATCGTGTATTCATTCATGGTCGTGTACTTCGGTGGATTGTTTCAAATTTCTGAAGTGATCAGTGGATTGTCACCATTTGGTCATGTGCCGCAAGCACCGGTTGAAGAGTTTTCGGTTGTTCCATTACTTTTATTAACACTTGTCGCGATGGTTCTTACCCTATTAGGTAGAATTGGATTTAATAAGAGGGATATAGAAAGTTAA
- a CDS encoding DUF421 domain-containing protein: MSFTEITIRCLTIFIVLYLVTRILGKKLISQMTFFDFVAGITLGSIAGALMLSKNVPKTVGLYGLVLFGALTLFIDLIALKSFKGRKILNDEPTLVIKNGKIFEEGMGKARLTVDELLFQLRKKNIFYLDQVDMAFFETDGTVSALKKITQLPPTKQELQINTPARGIPQTFIIDGQILENTLKSLKKDKNWLEQTLLSFGITDLKNVFVAQIDQNDLIYIDFREDHESL; this comes from the coding sequence ATGAGTTTTACAGAAATAACAATTAGGTGTTTAACGATTTTTATTGTTCTCTATCTTGTGACAAGAATCTTAGGGAAGAAGTTAATCTCACAAATGACTTTCTTTGATTTTGTAGCCGGCATTACGCTAGGATCCATTGCAGGAGCGTTAATGTTAAGTAAAAATGTCCCTAAAACTGTTGGTTTGTATGGTTTAGTGTTATTTGGAGCGCTTACTTTATTCATTGATCTTATTGCTCTAAAATCGTTTAAGGGAAGAAAAATTTTAAACGATGAACCTACTTTGGTCATTAAAAATGGCAAAATTTTTGAAGAAGGTATGGGAAAAGCTCGTCTAACCGTTGATGAATTATTATTTCAATTACGCAAGAAAAATATCTTTTATTTAGATCAAGTGGATATGGCTTTTTTCGAAACAGATGGAACTGTTTCAGCTTTAAAAAAGATCACGCAGTTGCCACCTACTAAACAGGAATTACAAATAAACACTCCAGCGCGGGGAATCCCACAAACGTTTATTATCGATGGACAAATTCTAGAAAATACCTTAAAGTCGCTCAAAAAAGACAAAAATTGGCTTGAACAAACTCTACTTTCCTTTGGAATAACTGATTTAAAAAATGTGTTTGTTGCTCAAATTGATCAAAATGATTTAATTTATATCGATTTTAGAGAGGATCATGAATCTCTGTAA
- a CDS encoding YjcZ family sporulation protein gives MSWCGYGYTAPVASYGTTNNSFVLIVVLFILLIIVGAAWC, from the coding sequence ATGTCTTGGTGTGGCTACGGTTACACAGCACCAGTTGCATCATATGGAACAACTAATAATTCATTCGTATTAATTGTTGTTCTATTTATCCTACTTATCATTGTAGGAGCAGCTTGGTGCTAA
- a CDS encoding YjcZ family sporulation protein, which produces MSGGGYGYGAGFALIVVLFILLIIVGTSYTGGYGY; this is translated from the coding sequence ATGAGCGGTGGCGGTTATGGATATGGTGCAGGTTTTGCGCTAATTGTTGTTTTATTTATCCTACTTATTATTGTAGGAACTTCCTATACAGGAGGATATGGATACTAA
- a CDS encoding YjcZ family sporulation protein has protein sequence MMSGVAGYAGAGFALIVVLFILLIIVGASGFTTGGAGYGYGAGAGYGYGY, from the coding sequence ATGATGAGTGGAGTAGCAGGATATGCAGGCGCAGGCTTTGCATTAATTGTTGTCCTTTTCATTCTGTTAATCATTGTTGGCGCTAGCGGATTTACAACTGGTGGAGCAGGTTATGGATATGGAGCCGGTGCAGGATATGGTTATGGCTATTAA
- a CDS encoding stage VI sporulation protein F — translation MPDMFKGVENKTGIKMEELMKLVQSLKNADLQDETTIRELTQKLSRMTGKKVPKQVEDKIVDILVKQKKNIDPQTISKMMNKKK, via the coding sequence ATGCCTGACATGTTTAAAGGAGTTGAAAATAAGACAGGAATAAAAATGGAAGAACTTATGAAGCTAGTTCAGTCTTTAAAGAATGCTGATTTGCAAGACGAAACCACAATAAGAGAATTAACCCAGAAATTATCACGAATGACCGGTAAGAAGGTTCCTAAACAAGTAGAAGATAAGATTGTAGATATTTTAGTGAAGCAAAAGAAAAATATTGATCCTCAAACGATCTCTAAAATGATGAATAAGAAGAAGTAA
- a CDS encoding YjcZ family sporulation protein: MSTWGNNSNSFTLLVVLFVLLIIVGSNYPIAQGY; encoded by the coding sequence ATGAGTACATGGGGTAACAACTCTAATAGCTTCACACTATTAGTCGTATTATTTGTTCTGTTGATTATCGTTGGTTCTAACTATCCAATTGCTCAAGGTTATTAA
- a CDS encoding YjcZ family sporulation protein, with protein sequence MSYGGFGGGMSNSFTLLVVLFILLIIVGNNYPIGGGY encoded by the coding sequence ATGAGTTACGGAGGTTTTGGTGGAGGTATGTCAAATAGCTTCACACTTTTAGTTGTCTTGTTCATTCTACTAATCATCGTCGGTAACAACTACCCAATTGGTGGTGGGTACTAA
- a CDS encoding DUF4181 domain-containing protein, with amino-acid sequence MGLVVLISIGVIWYFFIDRVIHQKFKVPKRGWSWYKHDNKTYAIFFYLVFTACMLIPFVFPDANLFLLFPFVGTFMNLFFCIEKYIYKKDEKLYIIYLSDALFWFVLGIAAYISFS; translated from the coding sequence ATGGGGCTAGTAGTCTTGATATCTATTGGAGTGATTTGGTATTTCTTTATAGATAGAGTCATTCATCAAAAGTTTAAAGTACCTAAAAGAGGCTGGTCATGGTATAAACATGACAATAAAACATATGCTATATTTTTTTATCTAGTCTTTACAGCATGTATGCTAATTCCATTTGTTTTCCCAGATGCTAACCTATTTCTCCTATTTCCATTCGTTGGTACCTTCATGAACTTATTTTTTTGTATTGAAAAATATATCTATAAAAAAGATGAAAAACTCTATATTATTTATTTATCTGATGCTCTTTTTTGGTTTGTTTTAGGAATTGCGGCATATATTTCTTTCAGTTAG
- a CDS encoding UPF0158 family protein — MKIKLEKIVDELEMQFDESHSFLNLKTGEVVGVTSGDLRAAEDEEPYEHLPEWQQENRVVANDIIENFEDYVELPTEEDINDYDIMEDFCLTVVDDTRQEALFVAIRGRGAFRRFKDLIIDFNIEDQWYLFRAERLKEIAIQWCEDNDIAYE; from the coding sequence ATGAAGATCAAACTTGAGAAGATAGTAGATGAATTGGAAATGCAATTTGATGAGTCACATTCCTTTCTAAATCTTAAAACTGGTGAAGTAGTAGGTGTAACATCAGGTGACTTAAGAGCTGCTGAGGATGAAGAACCATATGAGCATTTGCCCGAATGGCAACAAGAGAATAGAGTGGTAGCTAATGATATTATTGAGAACTTTGAGGATTATGTTGAGTTACCGACTGAAGAGGATATAAATGATTACGACATCATGGAAGACTTTTGCCTCACGGTAGTTGATGACACAAGACAGGAAGCATTATTTGTTGCAATCAGAGGAAGAGGTGCCTTTCGGAGATTTAAGGATCTGATCATAGATTTCAATATCGAGGATCAGTGGTACCTTTTTCGTGCTGAGCGATTGAAAGAAATTGCGATACAATGGTGCGAAGATAACGATATAGCATATGAATAG
- a CDS encoding histidine phosphatase family protein codes for MTNLYFVRHAHSTYTPDELRRPLSEKGFFDATKATELLKSEEIDIVVSSPYARAVQTVEGITEYIGKEIEIIEGFKERVLTTVPAEDFNFAITKVWEDYNFSWEGGESNYVAQDRGVKSTYQLLEKHQGKNVVIGTHGNMMVLIMNFFDHHYNFSFWKNLDMPDIYKLSFNDRELRSVERLWKRTSD; via the coding sequence ATGACAAACTTATATTTTGTAAGACATGCGCACTCTACATATACACCTGATGAATTAAGAAGACCTTTATCTGAAAAAGGTTTTTTTGATGCAACCAAAGCTACTGAACTATTAAAGAGTGAAGAAATTGATATAGTTGTTTCTAGTCCATATGCAAGAGCAGTTCAAACAGTCGAAGGCATTACCGAATACATAGGAAAAGAGATTGAAATCATTGAAGGCTTTAAAGAACGCGTGTTAACTACCGTTCCTGCCGAAGATTTTAATTTTGCGATTACAAAGGTATGGGAGGATTACAACTTCTCCTGGGAGGGTGGCGAGTCCAATTACGTCGCTCAAGATCGAGGGGTAAAGTCGACTTATCAACTACTAGAGAAACACCAGGGGAAAAATGTTGTGATCGGTACACATGGAAATATGATGGTTTTAATCATGAATTTCTTTGATCACCACTATAATTTTTCGTTTTGGAAAAATCTTGATATGCCAGATATTTATAAGCTATCGTTTAATGATAGAGAGTTAAGAAGTGTTGAGCGGTTGT